ATCCAATTCAAGTCTATCAGATCCAATTCCTgataaatgtatccaaacataaatcacgtcactCAAACTCACGTTTACCAGATCCAATTCATATCAGATCCAATTCTGGCCAGATCCAATTCTACTAACGCCGagccaaacacacactaaggtTTAGTCTAAATTCACTCCTCGATTAGTCCAAATTCACTCCTCGATTTTCGTGTTTTCATTTCATCTCCTTTCccctccctccaaccaaacgaAGCCGTAGAGTTGAAGACTTCGATTTTAACGAACCTGAAAAAAAATGGGAGTGCATACTGATGATACTGCTAGTTGGGTGCTACCAGTACCATACCACTGTTTGCCAATGTGCTGCTGCTTGCTCCTCGGCCTCCATTTACCGCTATACACGCCGATGGGATTgaaccatttttttttggttcacGCAGATgggattgaaaataaaaatggtTCAATCCCATCTAAACCATAATCGAAAGATGAgaaagaatttaatttttttaatttaaaatgctATTATAAAATTACATAAGTAACCTTCAGTTTAAATTGACAATTACTGTTGGATTAGatgttaaatttaattttaagttgAACTTAATTGAACTTAAGTTAATTCTAATAGAGTTCCAAGTTTCAGATGAAGGTTAAAGATggtgaaaaaatattttagagCGTTTGTTTAAAAGGTATCTTATGTTCCTATGCACATTTTGTTAatagatcaattttttttttcagaaaaacaTCACATTtacattgaaaataaaattaatataaacacACCCTTTTGTTAATCTATATGGCATGCTGACACAAGGGTGTCACGTTAATTTATGAAAGCTCCTTCATTGTCTCTGTTACTCAACTTATGAAACTAGATGGAATGACAAGTTTCGCTCACGCCACAAACTTTGAAAAGAGTAACCGCTCATTTTGAAGATTAAGGACTACTCTTACACATTCGTATCAAGAATTAAAAGTGTAATTAACCATTTATTTTCTGATAAAGATGTTAGTttaagaagttttttttttttatctctaggtagaattcaaattttaaaagcCATATTTAttggaagagaaaaagtttgatgcatcgacggtgtaaagtttttttacaccgtcaatcaatcaaatttcaaggatgtgagaaaatctttctttttatttaatttatttaattgacatgtcacatccttgaaatctgattggttgacggtgtaaaaaaaatttacactgtcggtgcatcaaaattaaactcttattgGAAttcataatttataaaaatataaattaccaACATGTGTTTGGTTTAAGGCATTTATATTTGATTTCTCTTAAATAatgtcttgagtttgaatcttttaaattaaaaaaaaagaatgattgGTAAAGTTAACTCCACTATGTTGTGAATATTTTTCATATCCATTTAACTAATCCTTTACCCGACTATTAATACCGTAAACAACAAAAGACCGACCAATGAGTTTATTTTAttcacaaaaaattaaaaaccacacCTTCAACAATACTAGTCCAACTGTTGGTTCCTATTTATAAATCAAATTTTTAAGCAACAATTTAGATTCTTGCTTATTTCTTATACTTAAAGAAGTTAAATTGATTTTTATAGTATTTCATCAAATAGGTTCAAACTGATCTTAATTCCTTTTTTTATTGATTACTTTTTCACATCACATCATAACTTTTTTGAGTATCTCTCTCACTACCGATTGTGGAAACTAGTTCTGCAGCAAACCTTTTCCTTTATATATATCCACCACTCCATCGCCTTCTCCTCAGAGATTACAATCTTCAGTGTCATACACAAGAactgtttcaactttcaattcaCCAAAAATGGCTCCTCTGAACCCAAACGCTGCAGACTACTtccctcaccaccaccaccaccaaagaaaactccacaaccaccaccaaatCACCATGTCCCTTCCCCATTACCACACTTCTCAACACCACCGCTTCTTCACACTCTCTGCAACTCAACACTTTGTGTTCTACCCACACACCACCACCGCACTTCCATTTTCGCACCCTTCTACTTTCCAGAGCCAGCACCACCAACTCAGCACTTACACTGTGTCGCCACAACCGTTACCATGTGAAGCTGAACCGGTTCGTTTCCTCAACAAACCGTTTCAACAACATGGCCCTTCGGAACTTGATGgttacaacaacaacaagaagcaAGCGTTTTTGCAGAAGCCGGCTCGGAGATCGGAGCACCGCCGTTCAGAGAGGTTGAGACAGACGAGGAGGTTCGAGGGCCGAGGAGAGATTGCTCCGGAAAACAAGAAATGGCGTCCTTTAATCCGGCCTCACAGAGATCAAACCACTGTGATGATCAAAAACATTCCTGTTAAATACACGTATATATTCTTCTGAACCCCTTTTGCCCCTGCATTTTCTCGTgggttttcttttttgttttcatgTGGAAGTGGGGTTTAACCATTTCAAGTTTTGTTTGAAAAAAATTGAGGCTTTGCATGTTCTTCATCTGATTAGTCCTGCTGCGTTTTCTCGCAGTCGGGATATGCTGATCAAGTTTCTTGATGATCATTGCATGAGGGAAAATGGAAGGGGCAATGGGAATGTGGAAGGAAATGTGTTCGCTTTTGACTGTGTTTATTTGCCTATGGATTTCAGGTactatttcaaatttcaaaccctCTTTTGATTGATGATAACTTGTGCAGTTGGATTTTACTTTCTTGTGGTGATCATTGTGAGCTTGGTTTGGTTTGCAGAACTGGAATGAACAAGGGGTATGCCTTTGTAAATTTCACCAATTCCGAGGCTGCTTTGAAGTTTACCCAGACAACCTCCAATCAAAAGTGGGATTTGTTTCAATCTCTTAAGATCCGTGAAGTTGTACCTGCACGTCTCCAGGTAAATCTAATCATTTGTTTTAAAGATTTGATTATTGTTAGTTTGTTTAAATGTGTTTGTTTATCCATTGGATTTGATGCCAAACATATCTGTAGAATGTTTGTTGAATTTTTGTATTTGTTTGTGGGGTTAGTTTTAATTTTGTGATGATAACACAGGGAAAGGAGAATCTGGAGAAGCATTTTGGAACGATGAGATTCCCCTGCGAGTCCGAGGAATTTCTGCCTGTGGTTTTCAACCCACCTAGGGATGGTAGTCTCAAGGGAGAGCAAAGGACAGTTGGGAGGCTTATTGTTTAGCCTCGAAGCATGTGATTGTGCACTTGTTTCAATTCTCTGATGGTTTCATGTTTCAATTCTCTGTTGTTTTTCATGCTTAGGTTCTAAGGCCTTTTGCTTCAACTAGGAATCTCTTGTTCTGTTCAATTTCACAAATAGGAGGGTGGAGCTTGGCCACACACTGATCCATTGATTCAGAGGATTGTGTGGTAGGGTCCACCTTTTCTTGGATAGACTTGAGCCTTAACCCTTCTTCAAGCTTACAATAACATAGTACTGTTCACTCCTGTCCATGTTGGTATTCCAAATGTTTGTTTGTACTACTTTCTAGGATTGTACCCTCTGATCAGAAAGCTATTTTGGCTTTAAGTGCTGTGgggtaaataaaaaaatatattgtgttgtgtcattttcctttccttttctgGTTATGTACCTGTTGTTGGTTGCAGCAAGACATTCAAACTAAATTTATGTTTTGGTTACCAACGTACAATTACTCTAACACCATCATTTATCAGTTGTAACTTATTTAGTTCACACAAAATTGGAAATTTGACCCATATTTTTAATTGACTTGCATGAGTTTCAATCAatatttgaagagtgtttgaaaGGAATTGTTAGAGTAGCACTTTTCTTAATAGGAATAGCAATTTGTGACATGCTTGCTTCTGGGAACCTTTGGTCAGCCCCTGAAGATGTGGCATGTACCCTTAATTAAGTCAAAGGTTACCTGTGTGGTGTTTTTTAAAGCTTGTGTTTGTTGGGTCAGAAGAGTTTTTCCCTTTTGAAGGATAAATGTTGAGCCATAGAGGCATTTTGCTGTGGTGGAGCTGGACTAAAATGGTGAAAGAGATTCTGTTCAATCTCTgaatactttctttgtaaaGTAGAGCCTTTTTGTCTTCAACTCTGGACCAGGGAAAATTTTCtgtgtttattttcttttcaatgAAAGTAacgaagaaaagaaaaggagctGAGTCTAGCGTTTAATTCATTTGTCTTATGCTTGTTATTGGAAAACCTTTACTTGAAGGAGCCTGGGGATGCAAGTGCAACTGTCTTGTTATTCAAATATGCAAGCAACATGCGGAAGGATATTCGGTACTAGTAGCATTTACTAATAATGCTAACAAGAAATGGTAGATATTGATgttgttttttccttttaaaGGAAACCTACAAAAGTTCTTTATCAAGTCTCATAAGTCAAAAGTACCTTTCATTTATGACCTTGTTTGTTAGGGTTTTacccattttattttttattcagtGTTCTTAAGTTATTTTCTGTGAAGAAAAATTGAGTTGAGATATGCTATTTTCTTGTTAAATAACGAGGTATATATGAATTTAAGCTATCAAAAGCATGTTTATTtgcatttcaattttttttctctaattaaGTACTAACGTTTCCCCACACAGGTGTTAACGAGTCTTTAGGAAAAGAAGCATTTTAAGGATCTTAAGAACAATATGCAGCTTCTAttaagtactccctccgttcctgaatATAAGACATAttccaaaaaattgcgcttattaagaaagcacttaatgtgactaattagtgtattggtttCTAAAAAATGCATATATTCTTCCCTTTTTatcctttgtcattttctcttacTAATAATCATTGCATTTATACCAAAAGTCATAGTTAGTTTGAttagtagtaattaatggtaggtggtaactttgaaattgaaaacatacaattaatgtgaggggtaaatatggaaTAGTACAAATttttttgctagattattgtaagaggtcttatatttaggaacatgaaaattttgaaactaaGTCTTATAATTAGAAATAGAGGGAGTATATAATTTCTTTCGAAACTTAATAACTTATAGTCAAGAATGAGATCATtagtattttcaaaaaaaaaaatcattcatttTATTAACTAATCTGGACGGAAAATCCATGACTTCATTGGAATGTTTTAGAGCACGTTCATTACTCACGCTGTCTAACTTAATTATGAGCATGAGCAATTAATTTGTATGAgacttgattttgagaaaaggcGAGGATAATCCAAGCATGTTATTAGTGGAACTAATGATACACAACACTTGATTATCTTTCGTTCTGaccatgaaaaaaatataacatttcTTGCATCATAGATTTTtgaaggggttgtctaaatgaccatgataaagttttggttaaataacccatcatccaatcacattagagatatgtgagttggaattttcatattttatttattaatttatttccaactcatttatctccaatgtgattggatgatggattatttaacccaaactttatcattggtcatttagacaacctcatTTTTGAAACATTAATTGAGATTCTTTTCGGTGAAGCCGTTATTTGGTGTTAACGTTGTATTGTGTAAAGTGTAAACTTATCAATCAATTGACTCTTATATAAAATaatgaattatttaatccaaCATATAAATAATAGGTAAGACCTGATAAGATTGTGATGTATAAGATACTTCAAATTATTTAATCTACTATCATCATCCTTTACTAACTGTCGTTGCGCCATTGCAATCAAAGTCAACACCACAAATGCTACAAGTGTCACTGATGctaccatcgccaccaccacaactacACCATCATCATCTCCACCACGCACTGCCATCGTCACCAGAGCCCTACAGCATGTTCGCAACCACTACCACCGTCCTACAACTGTCGTCACCACCATCACCGCTACCACCCCTGCTTTCACCataccaccaccattgccattGTCGCCACATTGAACTCGCGTGCCACGTACTCATTATTGCATCGACATCCCTAGGTTCACCTTCTAATCAAAGGCAAGTTACTTCAAATGAACCAAGCGCCCACTGCTATTGAGTATTGGTGGTGGGAGATTGTTACTGCAGCATGAATCAGATTTATTAATCTAACTCAAGGAGGCAGGTGTTGAGTAATTGTAGAATGATGCTAAGGGGGTGTGTAGATTAAACTGCAATGCTTATTTTCTTGGAAGGTGAATTGCTTTCATTTTGTGATAGCCGTGCAAAACTTATTGGAGCCTCACAGCAAAGGACACATCGGGTGGAGGATGTGATTTGGTGCTTACTGAGTTTCTCTTCAATGATCTTGGAGGCAGCGTTTGGTATGCATTTTGCTAGCTGGATGAAACTTTTACTTTGTGAGGTGATAATTTAGTGTCGTTTCTACATTGGTGGGGCTAAGGCTATCATTTCTTTAAGGTTCTTTAAGGTTCTGTTGTTTGCAATTGAGGTTGGGATATTGTGCTGATTATTGCCTAAGAGCTATTATCTACTTGGTGGAATATTGTTTTGAAGGAATCTAGTGATGTTGGAACAGCTGGGtcattatattatgttttttttcttattactCCTTGGAAGTCTCTTCTTAATCTTAGAAAGGGGTactttttttccttcactatGTTTTCTAAAGGGAGTTttatcctagtaaggttttaatgaggccccTTTCTTTGATCTTTTTTCCAAGGTGGGGTTGGTGGCGGgttctctttctttcctttttatttggatcttttgcttttgtactcattttcttctctatctctttgtattgggttgaagtaccccttgtacttcacttaatatattcatttcattgcctataaaaaaaaaacatagctTCCCATCAAATGTTAGCACCCCATGCCCGTAGCATAGACACAAAGCTTGATGCTCTCACCACAGACCACGGTGCACGAACCGTCCATATTGAGCAATCAATAGAGGACCTGATGGTAAAAATTGAGCTCGTACTATGGACTTATACTGCTGCCTCGGCTCACACTCTTATAAAAGGCAAGTCACTTTCGACGAACCAAGCACCAATGTTGATGACTTTTATGTCACTTCACATAACATCTCTTCAAAGGTCAACACCCCATGCCCGTAGCACATACATAGATCTTGAGGCTCTCACCATAGTACACGAACCCTATAAGAATCGCCCATATCGAGCGATTGTCGGAGGATCCAACGACAAACATTGAGTCGGTACCATGCACTCATTGTTGCCTTTGTATCCCGAGATTCACCCTATGATAAAATGAAAGTCTTTAGAAATCTGCAATTACAAGTAGACACTGTTATTACTAAATTTTAATAACTTCTTCAATGTGAGTTTTTCGCTTAAATTTCGTCCATGATGTTATGACACCCtttcaaaaattttaaattttatcatttaagtgcgtatatttttattttgtttaaaatcATATTCATTCTCTaaaattcatatttatttttaaataaataaaaaattataaaaaatttgtaGTTCCCTTATTTGTATTTAAAATAGTACTCCACGTCTTTCTTCCTGAcattatttgttattttattttttatatttgatttgatttattaAAGAATGTACAAACTACAGAGTGTAAAATGTCAAAGTAAAGTTTAGCTTTATTGACTTGATAGAATGATAGCCTTCCTTCAGACTTCAATTTTGTT
This portion of the Lotus japonicus ecotype B-129 chromosome 3, LjGifu_v1.2 genome encodes:
- the LOC130743052 gene encoding protein MEI2-like 4 encodes the protein MAPLNPNAADYFPHHHHHQRKLHNHHQITMSLPHYHTSQHHRFFTLSATQHFVFYPHTTTALPFSHPSTFQSQHHQLSTYTVSPQPLPCEAEPVRFLNKPFQQHGPSELDGYNNNKKQAFLQKPARRSEHRRSERLRQTRRFEGRGEIAPENKKWRPLIRPHRDQTTVMIKNIPVKYTRDMLIKFLDDHCMRENGRGNGNVEGNVFAFDCVYLPMDFRTGMNKGYAFVNFTNSEAALKFTQTTSNQKWDLFQSLKIREVVPARLQGKENLEKHFGTMRFPCESEEFLPVVFNPPRDGSLKGEQRTVGRLIV